One genomic segment of Intestinimonas butyriciproducens includes these proteins:
- a CDS encoding 3-keto-5-aminohexanoate cleavage protein has product MSKKTIITVATTGAWPKKKDNPNVPMTPAEIAEDVYACWKAGAAVAHLHMRDDEGNGTMDVNKFRQTVELLRKNHPDCDIVLNMTTSGDLNATDETRQLHLEELRPEMGSYDCGSMNWLNSSLFINHPKFLEELGTHMQEWGVKPEIEAFDPGMIANAAYYLKKGILKAPLHFQFCMGCANGIPGSMKNLVFMKETMESLCPGSTWSCFGVGHSAMEMLYGAVAMGGHIRVGMEDNVMYAKGQLAESNVQFVERAARVIREYGNEVATPDEARDILGLKK; this is encoded by the coding sequence ATGAGCAAAAAGACCATCATCACTGTGGCGACCACCGGCGCGTGGCCGAAGAAGAAGGACAATCCGAATGTCCCCATGACACCCGCCGAAATCGCCGAGGACGTATACGCCTGTTGGAAGGCGGGGGCAGCCGTGGCCCACCTGCATATGCGCGACGACGAGGGGAACGGCACCATGGATGTGAACAAGTTCCGTCAGACTGTGGAACTGCTGCGTAAAAATCATCCCGACTGTGACATTGTCCTCAATATGACCACCTCCGGCGATCTGAACGCCACCGACGAGACCCGCCAGCTCCACCTGGAAGAGCTCCGCCCCGAGATGGGCTCCTATGACTGCGGTTCCATGAACTGGCTGAATTCCAGCCTGTTCATCAACCACCCCAAATTCCTGGAGGAGCTGGGCACGCATATGCAGGAGTGGGGCGTAAAGCCCGAGATCGAGGCCTTTGACCCCGGAATGATCGCAAACGCCGCCTACTATCTGAAGAAGGGCATTTTGAAGGCGCCCCTCCACTTCCAGTTCTGCATGGGGTGCGCCAACGGTATCCCCGGCAGCATGAAGAACCTGGTCTTTATGAAAGAGACGATGGAATCCCTGTGCCCCGGCTCCACCTGGAGCTGCTTCGGGGTGGGCCATTCCGCAATGGAGATGCTCTACGGCGCAGTGGCCATGGGCGGCCATATCCGTGTGGGGATGGAGGACAATGTCATGTACGCCAAGGGGCAGCTCGCGGAGAGCAACGTCCAATTTGTGGAGCGTGCGGCCCGCGTCATCCGGGAGTACGGCAATGAGGTGGCCACTCCCGACGAAGCCCGTGATATCCTGGGGCTGAAGAAATGA
- a CDS encoding ABC transporter ATP-binding protein: MSETVLQVEHVTMQFGGVVAVNDLSLEVNKGEIVALIGPNGAGKTTAFNCITGVYEPTNGRVSFLGEPMVENFPQGKMQKLYAGENKGLFTQRRNPTPDHITQLGIARTFQNIRLFGALTVFDNVLIAKHMRARQNFLSATFRLNAREERRMREEAMALLEEQNLAHLKDEVAGSLPYGLQRRLEIARALATSPRLLLLDEPAAGMNPQETQDLTDFIQQIRKEYDLTIFMIEHHMDLVMRISDRIYVLDFGKLIAQGTPVAVQNDQRVIEAYLGVADDAED; this comes from the coding sequence ATGAGTGAAACTGTCCTTCAGGTCGAACATGTGACCATGCAGTTCGGCGGCGTGGTGGCTGTAAACGACCTCTCCCTGGAGGTTAATAAGGGGGAGATCGTGGCGCTGATCGGCCCCAACGGTGCCGGGAAGACCACCGCCTTCAACTGCATCACCGGCGTTTACGAGCCCACCAACGGCCGGGTCTCCTTTCTAGGCGAGCCCATGGTGGAAAACTTCCCCCAGGGCAAGATGCAGAAGCTCTACGCCGGAGAGAACAAGGGTCTTTTCACCCAAAGGCGCAACCCCACCCCGGACCACATCACTCAGTTGGGCATCGCCCGCACCTTCCAGAATATCCGGCTCTTTGGGGCGCTTACAGTATTTGACAATGTACTAATTGCCAAGCATATGCGCGCCAGACAGAATTTCCTCTCCGCCACCTTCCGTCTCAACGCCAGGGAAGAGCGCCGGATGCGGGAGGAGGCTATGGCCCTGTTGGAAGAGCAAAACCTGGCCCATCTGAAGGATGAAGTGGCAGGCAGCCTTCCCTACGGCCTTCAGCGCCGGCTGGAGATCGCCCGGGCACTGGCCACCAGTCCCAGGCTCCTCCTCCTGGACGAGCCGGCCGCGGGCATGAATCCCCAGGAGACACAGGACCTCACGGATTTCATTCAGCAGATTCGGAAGGAGTACGATCTCACCATTTTTATGATCGAGCACCATATGGACCTGGTGATGCGGATCTCCGACCGTATTTATGTCCTGGATTTCGGCAAACTGATCGCCCAGGGCACCCCGGTGGCCGTGCAAAACGACCAGCGGGTCATCGAAGCGTATTTGGGGGTGGCAGACGATGCTGAAGATTGA
- a CDS encoding ABC transporter substrate-binding protein has protein sequence MKKFLALALSCSLALTALAGCSGSGTGSGSGTPGSSAPESGDKVVTIGIFEPASGDNGAGGKQEVLGMKYAHDVQPTVEIGGETYQVELAIVDNQSSNDKAATAASELVSKGCSVVLGSYGSGVSIAGSDTFKNAGIPVIGVTCTNPQVTEGNTHYFRICFLDPFQGTVLANFAVDNFEAQTAYTLSKQGDDYSGGLCYYFKEAFEAKGGTVVAAEFPEGTSDFTSYVTAAKNAGADVFFAPVSTEAAALIIDNAAAQGLGMPIMAGDTWDSNVITGAAQGKDVEVYVTTFYQEGGNEDFDNGIKEWINADSTRLAENGGNDMIAAVSAMGYDAYFVALEALKNAGSTDPAAVNEALWDTTYTGVSGDIAFESTNGDAIRDVAYVKVANTETGAWDFVTVQKAS, from the coding sequence ATGAAAAAGTTTCTTGCACTCGCGCTTTCCTGCTCCCTGGCGCTGACCGCACTGGCGGGCTGTTCCGGCTCCGGTACCGGCTCCGGGAGCGGTACCCCCGGTTCTTCTGCTCCTGAGTCCGGGGATAAGGTCGTTACCATCGGTATTTTTGAGCCCGCTTCCGGCGACAACGGTGCCGGCGGCAAGCAGGAGGTCCTGGGCATGAAGTACGCCCATGACGTACAGCCCACAGTGGAGATCGGCGGCGAGACCTATCAGGTGGAGCTGGCCATTGTAGACAATCAGTCCTCCAACGACAAGGCCGCCACCGCCGCCTCCGAGTTGGTGAGCAAGGGCTGCTCCGTGGTGCTGGGTTCTTATGGCTCCGGCGTATCCATTGCCGGTTCCGACACCTTTAAAAACGCCGGTATTCCCGTCATCGGCGTCACCTGCACGAATCCCCAGGTCACCGAGGGGAATACCCACTATTTCCGCATTTGCTTTCTGGACCCATTCCAAGGCACCGTTCTGGCCAACTTTGCCGTGGATAACTTTGAGGCCCAGACCGCTTACACCCTGAGCAAGCAGGGCGACGACTATTCCGGCGGCCTGTGCTACTACTTTAAGGAGGCCTTCGAAGCCAAGGGCGGCACTGTCGTGGCCGCTGAATTCCCTGAGGGCACCTCCGATTTCACCTCCTATGTCACCGCTGCCAAGAACGCCGGCGCCGACGTGTTCTTCGCCCCCGTCTCCACAGAGGCCGCCGCGCTTATCATCGACAATGCCGCCGCCCAGGGCCTGGGTATGCCCATCATGGCGGGCGACACCTGGGATTCCAACGTGATCACCGGCGCGGCCCAGGGCAAAGATGTGGAAGTTTATGTCACCACCTTCTATCAGGAGGGCGGCAACGAGGACTTCGATAACGGCATTAAAGAGTGGATCAACGCCGACTCCACCCGTCTGGCGGAAAATGGCGGCAATGATATGATCGCCGCCGTCTCCGCCATGGGCTATGACGCCTATTTTGTGGCGCTGGAGGCGCTGAAGAATGCGGGCTCCACCGATCCCGCCGCTGTCAACGAGGCTCTCTGGGACACGACTTATACCGGCGTGTCCGGCGATATTGCCTTCGAGTCCACCAACGGCGACGCCATCCGTGACGTGGCCTATGTAAAAGTGGCCAACACCGAGACCGGCGCATGGGACTTTGTCACCGTGCAGAAGGCCAGCTAA
- a CDS encoding diacylglycerol/lipid kinase family protein, translating into MKRLLFIYNPQAGKGIVKNHLANIVDIFTKADYLVTVWPTQGKEDATRVAARQGWWYDRVVCCGGDGTLSETVSGLLTLETPPVLGYLPAGTTNDFSRNLGLPRGLEKAALTAVEGTPRPCDMGRFNDRYFVYVAAFGIFTDVSYGTPQEFKNAFGHLAYLLEGATKLGDLGRGYHLTVEHDGGTLEDDFIYGMVTNTNSVGGFKVFPPSQVSLDDGVFEVVLVRQPRKVGDLQDALLSLVRQNAEESRQVVAFHTQKLKITAAEALPWTLDGEYGGAPEVARIENQNKAITLMWGK; encoded by the coding sequence ATGAAACGGCTGCTCTTCATCTACAATCCCCAGGCGGGCAAGGGGATCGTCAAAAACCACTTGGCCAACATTGTGGATATCTTCACCAAAGCGGACTATCTGGTGACGGTCTGGCCCACCCAGGGCAAGGAAGACGCCACCCGCGTGGCTGCCCGGCAGGGCTGGTGGTACGACCGGGTGGTCTGCTGCGGAGGCGACGGCACCCTCAGCGAGACGGTATCCGGCCTTCTCACCCTGGAGACTCCGCCGGTGCTGGGCTATCTTCCCGCCGGCACCACCAATGACTTCTCGCGGAATCTGGGACTTCCCCGCGGGCTGGAGAAGGCCGCCCTTACCGCAGTGGAGGGCACGCCCCGCCCCTGTGATATGGGCCGCTTCAATGACCGGTATTTTGTCTATGTGGCGGCCTTCGGCATCTTCACCGATGTGAGCTACGGCACCCCCCAGGAGTTCAAAAACGCCTTCGGACACCTGGCCTACCTGCTGGAGGGCGCCACCAAGCTGGGAGATCTGGGCCGGGGCTATCATCTCACCGTGGAACACGACGGCGGCACCCTGGAGGACGACTTTATTTACGGCATGGTAACCAACACCAATTCCGTAGGCGGCTTCAAGGTCTTTCCTCCCAGCCAGGTCTCTCTGGACGACGGGGTGTTTGAGGTGGTGCTGGTCCGCCAGCCCCGGAAGGTGGGGGACCTCCAGGACGCCCTGCTGTCCCTGGTCCGCCAGAACGCAGAGGAGAGCCGGCAGGTGGTGGCCTTCCACACCCAGAAGCTGAAGATCACCGCTGCTGAGGCGCTTCCCTGGACGCTGGACGGGGAGTACGGCGGCGCGCCGGAAGTGGCGCGGATCGAAAACCAGAATAAGGCCATCACCCTGATGTGGGGAAAATAA
- a CDS encoding ABC transporter ATP-binding protein, translating into MLKIDGLRVNYGGIEAVKDITFEVPEREIVTLIGANGAGKSTTLRAIAGLVKPASGRIHLQAEDITALSPDRIVSKGITLVPEGRRVFPDLTVLENLKIGAYLRKDSLEDDLAWVYDLFPRLKERSWQAAGTLSGGEQQMLAVGRALMSRPKLMMMDEPSLGLAPLVVKGIFDIIKEINRQGVTILLIEQNANMALHTADTAYVLETGRLTMKGTGRELLSNEAVKKAYLG; encoded by the coding sequence ATGCTGAAGATTGACGGCCTGCGGGTCAATTACGGCGGCATCGAAGCGGTCAAGGACATCACCTTTGAGGTGCCGGAGCGGGAAATCGTCACCCTCATCGGCGCCAACGGCGCGGGCAAGTCCACCACCCTGCGGGCCATTGCCGGACTGGTAAAGCCCGCCTCGGGCCGCATCCACCTCCAGGCGGAGGACATTACCGCCCTCTCGCCGGACCGCATCGTGTCCAAGGGCATTACCCTGGTGCCGGAAGGGCGGCGGGTCTTTCCCGACCTCACGGTGCTGGAGAACCTGAAAATCGGGGCCTATCTCCGCAAGGACAGCCTGGAGGACGACCTCGCCTGGGTCTACGATCTCTTTCCCCGGCTCAAGGAGCGCTCCTGGCAGGCGGCTGGCACGCTCTCGGGCGGCGAGCAGCAAATGCTGGCGGTGGGGCGGGCCTTGATGTCCCGGCCCAAGCTCATGATGATGGATGAGCCCTCTCTCGGCCTCGCCCCGCTGGTAGTGAAGGGCATCTTCGACATCATCAAGGAGATCAATCGCCAGGGCGTGACCATCCTGCTCATTGAGCAGAACGCCAATATGGCCCTTCACACGGCGGACACCGCCTATGTTCTGGAGACCGGTCGGCTGACCATGAAGGGCACCGGTCGGGAGCTGCTCAGCAACGAAGCGGTCAAAAAAGCCTACCTGGGCTGA
- a CDS encoding AzlC family ABC transporter permease, with protein sequence MYRRAFRAAFPATVPVLMGYLSIGIAFGLMLEAIGYNVIWAFFMSLTIYAGSGQYMGVELLSTGAALGSVAVLTLILNFRHLVYGLSMLEKFRGMGLRKLYMIFSLTDETYALLSSARVPERVDPHAYYFAIAVLDHGYWILGSVIGSVAGALISFDTTGIDFAMTALFIVIAVDQWKTYRSHLPALLGCGITVLALVILKPDAMLIPALCVIVVALLLLRARLDDSRAEAEEEVR encoded by the coding sequence GTGTATCGTCGCGCCTTTCGCGCCGCCTTTCCAGCCACTGTGCCGGTGCTGATGGGGTATCTGTCCATCGGGATCGCGTTTGGACTCATGCTGGAGGCCATCGGCTATAACGTCATCTGGGCCTTTTTTATGTCCCTGACCATTTATGCCGGATCAGGACAGTATATGGGGGTGGAGCTCCTGTCCACCGGCGCGGCGCTGGGAAGTGTGGCCGTGCTTACGCTGATCCTGAACTTCCGTCATCTGGTCTACGGGCTCTCCATGCTGGAAAAGTTCCGGGGGATGGGGCTTCGAAAGCTCTATATGATCTTCTCCCTGACCGACGAGACCTATGCGCTCCTCTCCTCAGCCCGGGTCCCGGAACGGGTGGACCCCCATGCCTACTATTTTGCCATCGCCGTTCTGGACCACGGCTATTGGATCCTGGGCTCGGTCATCGGCAGTGTGGCCGGAGCCCTCATCAGCTTTGACACCACCGGCATCGACTTTGCCATGACAGCGCTTTTCATTGTCATCGCGGTGGACCAGTGGAAGACCTATCGTTCCCACCTGCCCGCCCTTTTGGGCTGCGGTATCACGGTACTCGCCCTGGTCATTCTGAAACCCGACGCCATGCTGATTCCCGCTCTGTGCGTCATCGTTGTGGCGCTCCTGCTGCTGCGTGCCCGGTTGGATGATAGTCGGGCGGAAGCGGAAGAGGAGGTGAGATAA
- a CDS encoding branched-chain amino acid transporter permease codes for MALTTGQAVASIAVMALVTFLTRALPFLLFDRGSAPPKVVLYLGKVLPPAVIAMLIIYCLRNVSFSIPADWTSEAILAAMSTWAPQLAAAAAVVVLHLWKRNNLLSIFGGTALYMVLVQAVFV; via the coding sequence ATGGCGCTTACCACCGGACAGGCCGTCGCCTCCATTGCGGTGATGGCGCTGGTCACCTTCCTGACCCGGGCGCTGCCCTTCCTCCTTTTTGACCGGGGAAGCGCCCCGCCCAAGGTGGTCCTCTATCTGGGAAAGGTCCTTCCTCCGGCAGTCATTGCCATGCTCATTATTTACTGCCTGCGGAATGTGAGTTTTTCCATCCCGGCGGACTGGACCTCCGAGGCAATCCTGGCCGCCATGTCCACCTGGGCGCCCCAGCTTGCTGCCGCCGCGGCGGTGGTGGTGCTCCACCTGTGGAAACGCAACAATCTTCTGTCCATTTTTGGCGGGACAGCACTCTACATGGTGCTCGTCCAGGCGGTATTCGTATAA
- a CDS encoding branched-chain amino acid ABC transporter permease, with protein MKKQNHIWVPVAAALVCIALLYILDLVLPSGHMLFTVLKKSAIYALVAVSMNLLNGFTGLFSLGQAGFMLIGAYAYAIFTIPVEAKEKVYQYYDCIIGFSLPIPVALVLAGLLAAVFAWLIGLPVLRLKSDYLAIATLGFAEIIKAVFLWKPLGPVTNGSNLLKSFPTFSTLISEDSPFYGFYSQHIAFFSTLFPLAVAAICITVIVLLINSSYGRAFKAIREDEIAAEAMGINLFRHKQLSFCISSFFAGIGGALLAMFQSTVAAAQFKSALTYEILLIVVIGGIGSVTGSCLASFLFVSCSEWWLRFLDSEIILENGFKVPFLRNGFRLVVFSVIIMIVVLFFRRGIMGDKELPDLFRRRAKRRKEAIK; from the coding sequence ATGAAAAAACAAAATCATATCTGGGTTCCCGTGGCGGCCGCCCTGGTCTGCATCGCGCTCCTCTACATTCTGGATCTGGTCCTGCCCAGCGGACATATGCTCTTTACCGTACTCAAAAAGAGTGCCATCTACGCTTTGGTGGCGGTCTCTATGAACCTGCTCAACGGGTTTACGGGCCTGTTCTCTCTTGGTCAGGCGGGCTTCATGCTCATCGGCGCCTATGCCTACGCCATCTTCACCATCCCCGTAGAGGCCAAGGAGAAGGTCTATCAGTACTATGACTGCATCATCGGCTTCAGCCTGCCCATTCCGGTGGCCCTGGTGCTGGCCGGACTGCTGGCGGCCGTCTTCGCCTGGCTCATCGGTCTGCCGGTCCTCCGGCTCAAGAGCGATTACCTGGCCATTGCCACCCTCGGTTTTGCCGAGATCATTAAGGCCGTGTTCCTGTGGAAGCCCCTGGGTCCGGTCACCAATGGGTCCAACCTGCTCAAGAGTTTTCCCACCTTCAGCACCCTGATTTCCGAGGACTCTCCCTTCTACGGTTTTTACAGCCAGCACATCGCCTTTTTCTCCACCCTGTTCCCTCTGGCGGTGGCGGCCATCTGCATCACCGTCATCGTGCTGCTCATCAACTCCTCCTATGGGCGGGCCTTCAAAGCCATCCGGGAGGATGAGATCGCCGCGGAGGCGATGGGCATCAATCTCTTCCGGCACAAGCAGCTCTCCTTCTGCATCTCCTCCTTTTTCGCCGGCATCGGCGGGGCGCTGCTGGCCATGTTTCAGAGCACCGTGGCCGCTGCACAGTTCAAATCCGCGCTCACCTACGAGATCCTGCTCATCGTGGTCATCGGCGGCATCGGCTCCGTCACCGGAAGCTGTCTGGCCTCGTTTCTCTTCGTCTCCTGCAGCGAGTGGTGGCTCCGCTTTCTGGACAGTGAGATCATCCTGGAAAACGGCTTTAAGGTCCCCTTCCTGCGCAACGGGTTCCGGCTGGTGGTCTTCTCCGTCATCATCATGATCGTGGTCCTCTTCTTCCGCCGGGGCATCATGGGCGACAAGGAGCTGCCGGATCTCTTCCGGAGACGTGCAAAGCGGCGGAAGGAGGCGATAAAATGA
- a CDS encoding sigma-54 interaction domain-containing protein encodes MEGTEALDRVRSSLLELDRALKGTDLEQQAAQAVGALDQFQAGYYDFREICDNLYDGIHITDGEGKVLFINQAYTRTTGIRPAEILGRKVADIEAEGVLYRGSVTEQVLKRRERVNSVAIILKLDKEVLVTGNPVFDGAGNIKLVVTNTRDFPELKRLEQRLLTMAEESKKVNEELAYLRRQQTGHKQIYYRSEAMRQVMEVVRTVSAADVTVLITGESGTGKELVANEVYQRSERRDKPFIKVNCAAIPSELLESELFGYEEGAFTGARRMGKAGMFELANTGVILLDEIGDMPLPLQTKLLRVLQERELMRIGGSKPVKLDIRVIASTNKDLREEIKGGRFREDLFYRLNVVPIALKPLRERREDIPLLAEEFCRAYSKKYGKSVLLSPDGMDLLMEYHWPGNIRELENLIERLVVTNDSGPIARSSVFRALNPNGLPFSPSETSQTLKAQVGTFERELILHTLEREGSLRKAARVLGVDHSTLVKKCRQYNRP; translated from the coding sequence GTGGAGGGGACCGAGGCACTCGACCGGGTCCGTTCTTCCCTCCTGGAGCTGGATCGGGCCCTGAAGGGGACCGATCTGGAACAGCAGGCCGCCCAGGCCGTGGGCGCGCTGGACCAATTTCAGGCGGGCTATTACGATTTTCGCGAGATCTGCGACAACCTATACGACGGCATCCACATCACCGACGGAGAGGGGAAGGTCCTCTTCATCAACCAAGCCTATACCCGCACCACCGGCATCCGCCCGGCGGAGATCCTGGGCCGGAAGGTCGCCGATATCGAGGCCGAAGGCGTCCTTTACAGGGGCTCTGTCACCGAACAGGTCCTCAAGCGCCGGGAACGGGTCAACTCCGTGGCCATCATCCTCAAGCTGGATAAGGAAGTGCTGGTCACGGGGAACCCCGTTTTTGACGGTGCGGGCAACATCAAACTGGTGGTGACCAATACCCGAGACTTTCCTGAGCTCAAGCGGCTGGAACAGCGGCTGCTCACCATGGCGGAGGAGAGCAAAAAGGTCAACGAGGAGCTGGCCTATCTCCGCAGGCAGCAGACAGGGCACAAACAGATCTATTACCGCAGCGAGGCCATGCGGCAGGTGATGGAGGTGGTCCGCACCGTGTCCGCCGCCGACGTCACGGTGCTCATCACCGGGGAGTCCGGCACCGGCAAGGAGTTGGTGGCCAACGAGGTCTATCAGCGCAGTGAGCGGAGGGACAAGCCCTTTATCAAGGTCAACTGTGCCGCCATCCCCTCCGAGCTGTTGGAGTCAGAGCTCTTCGGCTACGAGGAGGGAGCCTTCACCGGGGCGCGGCGCATGGGCAAGGCGGGCATGTTTGAGCTGGCCAACACCGGCGTCATCCTCCTGGATGAGATCGGCGACATGCCCCTTCCTCTCCAGACCAAGCTGCTCCGCGTGCTCCAGGAACGGGAGTTGATGCGCATCGGAGGCAGTAAACCGGTCAAGCTGGACATCCGTGTCATCGCCTCCACCAACAAAGACCTGCGCGAGGAGATCAAAGGGGGACGATTCCGGGAGGATCTTTTCTACCGGCTCAACGTGGTCCCTATCGCGCTGAAACCCCTGCGGGAGCGCAGGGAGGACATCCCTCTCCTGGCAGAGGAGTTCTGCCGGGCCTACAGCAAAAAATATGGAAAGTCCGTTCTCCTCTCCCCGGATGGGATGGATCTGTTGATGGAGTACCACTGGCCCGGCAACATCCGGGAGCTTGAAAATCTGATTGAGCGCCTGGTGGTCACCAACGACTCCGGCCCCATCGCCCGCAGCAGCGTGTTCCGGGCCCTCAACCCCAATGGGCTGCCGTTCTCCCCCTCTGAGACCTCTCAGACCCTGAAAGCCCAGGTAGGCACCTTCGAGCGCGAGCTCATCCTCCACACGCTGGAGCGGGAGGGCTCCCTCCGGAAAGCGGCCCGGGTCCTGGGGGTGGACCACTCCACCCTGGTCAAAAAATGTCGGCAGTACAACCGTCCCTAG
- a CDS encoding branched-chain amino acid ABC transporter permease — MEFLTKNLSYLLAGISVGGQYALIAIGYTMVYGILRLINFAHGDVFMVAGLMMVYLSASLPLWIAIPLVLLLTVLLGFLIERVAYKPLRTAPRMSVMISAIGVSYLLQNLALYVTGGLNKNYPAIPGISEQVTIGPATTKVVTLVTPVLTIVLVVVLMQLINHTKTGMAMRAVAKDFETSQLMGIKINSVISVTFIIGSFLAAVGSLLYFTNYPGVVPTSGAMPGLKAFVAAVFGGIGSIPGAVVGAFLIGICENIIKGLDDMLVQLGVIQTGLGLTTFSDAFTFALLIVILIAKPTGLFGEKATDKV, encoded by the coding sequence ATGGAGTTTTTAACAAAGAATCTATCCTATCTGCTGGCCGGCATCTCAGTGGGAGGACAGTACGCTCTCATTGCGATCGGCTATACCATGGTCTACGGCATCCTTCGTCTCATCAACTTTGCCCACGGCGACGTGTTTATGGTGGCGGGACTCATGATGGTGTATCTCTCCGCCTCCCTCCCTCTGTGGATCGCCATCCCTCTGGTGTTGCTGCTCACCGTGTTGCTGGGCTTTCTCATCGAGCGCGTGGCCTACAAGCCCCTGCGCACTGCGCCCCGCATGTCGGTGATGATCTCAGCCATCGGCGTGAGCTATCTGCTCCAGAACCTGGCCCTGTATGTCACCGGCGGGCTCAACAAGAACTATCCCGCCATTCCCGGCATCTCTGAGCAGGTCACCATCGGCCCGGCCACCACCAAGGTGGTCACCCTGGTCACCCCCGTGCTCACCATCGTGCTGGTGGTGGTGCTCATGCAGCTCATCAATCACACCAAGACCGGCATGGCCATGCGGGCTGTGGCCAAGGACTTCGAGACCAGCCAGCTCATGGGCATCAAGATCAATTCGGTCATCAGCGTCACCTTTATCATCGGCTCCTTTCTGGCTGCCGTCGGATCGCTGCTCTACTTCACCAACTATCCCGGCGTCGTGCCCACTTCGGGGGCCATGCCGGGCCTGAAGGCTTTCGTGGCCGCCGTATTCGGCGGCATCGGCTCTATCCCCGGCGCCGTAGTTGGCGCCTTCCTCATCGGCATCTGTGAAAACATCATCAAGGGTCTGGACGACATGCTGGTCCAACTGGGCGTCATCCAGACGGGGTTGGGGCTCACCACCTTCTCCGACGCCTTTACCTTCGCCCTGCTCATCGTGATTCTCATCGCCAAGCCCACCGGACTCTTCGGTGAGAAGGCCACCGACAAGGTTTGA
- a CDS encoding 3-hydroxyacyl-CoA dehydrogenase family protein encodes MKDIKYILICGAGLMGKNIAFVMASNPTYEVGVYDLYETDVAAGIRTNTKQLIAKGALTEEELASRLSRISFTTDLDSELVRRADLVIEAVFEDMKIKRDIFAKLEARCRPDTIFCTNSSVMSPSEISAELQHRERFVGTHFWNPGHLIPLVEVVKSDASSDEVAQTVMDVFASAGKEPVLCKKDVPGFIANRMQHALWREAISIVERGIADAATVDKAVRYSFGLRLPQLGPMENADMVGTDLTYNIHDYILKDLEDSHEPSPLLKKLRGEGKIGFKTGEGFQTWTPGQIKASNEGLNDYLVDMLYGKKK; translated from the coding sequence ATGAAAGATATTAAGTATATTCTGATCTGCGGCGCCGGACTGATGGGCAAGAACATCGCCTTCGTCATGGCGTCCAATCCCACCTACGAGGTGGGTGTCTATGACCTGTATGAGACCGATGTGGCGGCTGGTATCCGGACCAACACCAAGCAGTTGATCGCCAAGGGCGCTCTCACCGAGGAGGAGCTGGCTTCCCGGCTCTCCCGCATCTCCTTCACCACCGACCTGGACAGCGAGCTGGTCAGGCGGGCCGACTTGGTGATCGAAGCCGTATTCGAGGACATGAAGATCAAGCGGGATATCTTCGCCAAGCTGGAGGCGCGCTGCCGTCCCGACACCATCTTCTGCACCAACTCTTCCGTTATGAGCCCCAGTGAGATCTCCGCCGAGCTCCAGCACCGGGAGCGCTTTGTGGGCACCCACTTCTGGAATCCCGGCCATCTGATCCCCCTGGTGGAAGTGGTCAAATCCGACGCCTCCTCCGATGAGGTGGCCCAGACCGTAATGGATGTGTTCGCCTCCGCCGGAAAGGAGCCCGTCCTGTGTAAGAAGGACGTGCCCGGCTTCATCGCCAACCGGATGCAGCACGCGCTGTGGCGGGAGGCCATCTCCATTGTGGAGCGCGGCATTGCCGACGCCGCCACCGTGGACAAGGCTGTGCGCTACTCCTTCGGCCTGCGGCTGCCCCAGTTGGGCCCCATGGAGAACGCCGACATGGTGGGCACCGACCTCACCTACAACATCCACGACTACATTCTAAAGGACCTGGAGGATTCCCATGAGCCCTCTCCCCTGCTCAAAAAGCTGCGCGGCGAGGGCAAGATCGGCTTCAAGACCGGAGAGGGCTTCCAGACCTGGACCCCCGGGCAGATCAAGGCGTCCAACGAGGGGCTCAACGACTACTTGGTAGATATGCTCTACGGAAAAAAGAAGTAA